In a genomic window of Cyanobacteriota bacterium:
- the rpmI gene encoding 50S ribosomal protein L35, with protein sequence MPKLKTRKSAAKRFRVTGSGKIVHRKSNRNHLLQHKPTARKNRLSKMAVVHERDEENVRLMMPYL encoded by the coding sequence ATGCCTAAACTAAAAACCCGTAAGTCGGCTGCCAAGCGATTTCGTGTTACTGGCAGTGGCAAAATAGTCCACCGTAAGTCAAATCGGAACCACTTACTCCAACACAAACCCACTGCTCGCAAGAACCGTCTCTCAAAAATGGCAGTCGTGCATGAGCGAGACGAAGAGAATGTGCGGCTGATGATGCCCTATCTCTAG